The Synergistaceae bacterium genomic interval GTCTCTATCGTTTTTCTCATCTGTCCGCCTCCCGTTATTTCGTTTCCATGGGTACGAGCCCCTTGCCGTGCTGGGTCTCGACTTTCATGCCCGCTTCAAGAGGCGTGACGCAGGTCCTTATGTTCGGAACTCCGTCAACCACCATGAAGCATGAGCTGCATTTGCCTATCGCACAGAAGAAGCCGCGCGGGCGTTTCATCTCAGGCGTTACCCTGTAGATGTGTACCCCGTTCGCGTGAAGTGCCATCGCTATCGGCTCCCCCTCGAATCCTTTGAGCTCCTTACCGTCGAAGCTGAATGTCACTTCTCTGCCATGTTTAAATTCCAGTATCGGGTGCTTCTGTATCAGTTCCATGTCCTCTCTCCCTCCCCGTTCTTTATCTCAGCAGCGTCTCTGCTTCGAAATTAAACAAATTGATGCCTCCCCAGACATCTTAAACCCCAAAAAATTTATGACACAACACTTAAACATACTGTTGATTATAAACAACTACATAATACATGCATTTATATTGCATGAAAAATGATACTTCTTCTTATTTATAATCTAATCTATCTATAATTAATCGTGCTCATCTTCACTTTCAAATTCTATATTTAGAATTTTTATGATCTTTTGTACAATTTTTATATCGTTATATCACAGATA includes:
- a CDS encoding (2Fe-2S)-binding protein, with amino-acid sequence MELIQKHPILEFKHGREVTFSFDGKELKGFEGEPIAMALHANGVHIYRVTPEMKRPRGFFCAIGKCSSCFMVVDGVPNIRTCVTPLEAGMKVETQHGKGLVPMETK